CACAATGtgatcttacttttttttcacttaagtaTATGTGGAGGCACCTTGTTTACCAGAATCTTTCTAAGACCGTTGGGCTCTTGGGTAGAATTTGGCATTACATAAGTCATTGGTGTTTACCTGTGCCAAGAAGTGAAGACCTTGAGGGAAAGGAAGCAGTTACATAAACTGCTTGGCTGTATCTAgtaattttctctcatttctgggGCTGGGTCTTTAATAGATGTGTACACACTAGTTTGTGACTGAGTTGGGGGCTATCATATCAGTACAAGCTGGCTTCGTACCAGTCAGTTGGTTTACACTTAATTTTGCGAGGTCTAGCATAAGCCAGTGACCTCTAGTCTGGGGAGGCCATGGTGAGGTGCCTCTTCCTTGTAATCTTTACTATAAAATAGTAAAAGTTACTTATCTTCTTAGGGTCTGGAACAGAATCTGATAGTGATGAATCAGTACCAGAGCTTGAGGAACAGGATTCTACACAGGCAACCACACAACAAGCCCAGGTaggtattctcttttttttttttttttttttttaataaagttacttatttatttttggctgaattgggtcttccttgttgcacgtgggctttctctagttgcggcgagtgaggtttactctttgttgcggtgcgtgggctcctcattgcggtggcttctgttatGGAgccgtgggctctaggcacacgggcttcagtagttgtggcacatgggctcagtagttgtggctcacaggctcagtagttgtggcgcacgggcttagttgcttcgcggcatgtgggattttgccagaccagggctcaaacctgtgtcccctgcattggcaggcggattcttaaccactgcaccaggtgGGTATTCTCTTAACTTACTAGTGTAAGTACTAGTAAGTTAAGGAAGTCAAGGAAGCATTGGAGGACCAGTGTTGATCAGAGAAGCTGACTTATGTATTTGGAGCTGTGAACCTTCATGAAGGGAAAACCACATAGGGATTGTGGTATCCAGGTCTTACATTCCAGTTTACTCATAGCTGTTTGATCTTCTTAGCTGGCAGCGGCAGCTGAAATCGATGAAGAACCAGTCAGTAAAGCAAAACAGAGCCGGAGTGAAAAGAAGGCACGGAAGGTAAGAGTTTAAGTTATAAAGAAGGATTAAAGGTGCTGATGAAGCACCTTTTGAGAGGGGAAACTGTGGTGGAACTCTTGGTAGTGGTATAAACACGTTTAGTTAAACTAACAGAAGTTAACTATGGCAGAAAGCCCAGGAGGCCTGGAAATCAATTCTGTGTTGCTATATAAACTTTTCTTAGCCCACAGAAAGTCTTTGCTTAGAATGTAGTTTTATTATGTTCCTTACTTCCTGAAGCTGCTTCTAAAGAAGTTGAAAACCTgatgttcttttttattctttaggcTATGTCCAAACTGGGTCTTCGACAGGTTACAGGGGTTACTAGAGTCACTATCCGGAAATCTAAGAATATCCTTTTTGTCATCACAAAACCAGATGTATACAAGAGCCCAGCTTCAGATACCTACATAGTTTTTGGAGAAGCCAAGGTAAGGAAAGTTCTTGGGAGTTGCTctagaccagggtttctcaacctcagcgctattgacattttgggtcaaataattctttgttgtggaagGGCTGTCTGTTTAGCAACATCACTTGCAGTGTGATGGGGAACAaaatcacccccccccccagtggagaaccactgctttagaccTAAGTTATTTCTTTGTCTGCAGTAATATATAATCCAATATTAtccaatattatatataatatatatataattatatataatatataatccaAGTGAGGCCACGTGATTTAAAGATACGTAGTTAATGTGAAGTGGGTTTAAGAGCGGGAGTTTGGAAAAGATACAAGTGATTTCTTTGATTTGCTGCTGATCAATCTACTCACATGAATCTCTCTATTTTCTGCCTTATAGATCGAGGACTTATCTCAGCAAGCACAGTTAGCAGCTGCTGAGAAATTCAAAGTTCAGGGTGAAGCTGTCTCAAACATTCAAGAAAACACACAGACTCCAACTGTACAAGAGGAGAGTGAAGAGGAAGAGGTATATAAGGAAATCTTTTGtgcttttaatcctcacaagataATATTATGTTTGTATTGATGGGTGGATTCTATATTATTTTAGGCTCTTGAACTCCATTGAGTTAAGTAGCTTTTGAGTTATATTAAGAGCTAGATTCAGGAGATGCCTGACAGAACTACTGAAGTTGTTCTTGCCTTTAGTTTATTaagtgttttttctctctcttttaggtTGATGAAACAGGTGTGGAAGTTAAGGACATAGAATTGGTCATGTCACAAGCAAATGTGTCGAGAGCAAAGGCAGTCCGAGCCCTGAAGAACAACAGTAATGATATTGTAAATGCTATTATGGTAAGTGTCCAAGCCTTTATTCCTTGACTCCCTCTGCCCAACCAATCGTGGGTGACTTTATTTTCTGTGCTTAATATCAGCCAATTAGGAAGCCTCTTTCCAAAGCCTTTCTGACTTGCCTCAGGTTGTAGTGACCTGAATTCTCTCAATTTGCCTGTAACCACCTCTGATGATCTCTTTTCTCTTACAGGAATTAACAATGTAACCATCTTGAAAAGAGGACCTTTTTTTGGTGTTTCAAAAGAGTAACTGCAGCTGGGTTTGAAATTTGTACTGTTTCTATCATTAATAAAGTTATGGCTTCTTGTTGGATGAACTCAGTTGGTGCTTGATctcttccccccaaaaaacatGAAAGCTCTAGAAATGAAAAGGTTTAGTACTTCAGGTTCCCCTCTTAAAACCTCAGCCTTTTCACCTCTTGTGAGAAGATAACTGTTCAGGCTATCTATTAGGAACTTCTTGTTCTCAGAGACAACTGAaagtttctcctttctttcccagaTGTTAACTAGTAGCAAATCCTGATTattcttactcatttttttaaataaatttatttactttttattatttatttttggctgcgttgggtcttcgttgcagtgcgcaggcttctcattgcagtggcttctcgttgcagagcatggaggcacgcgggcttagttgctctgcagcatgtgggatcttcccagaccaggtctcaaacctgtgtcccctgcgtttggcaggcggattcttaaccactgcgccaccagggaagtccctgattattctttatttaataattatcccCTTCTCTGACCTGCGATCTTTCTGAATACATATTGGGCCCCGTCTGGCTTCTGTGGCAAGCATTTCATGTTGGTTACATCTTGTCATGTAAGAGCTTGGGACAGAGTTGGAGAGAATGCATAGTGGGTGAGGGTGAAATGACAGTACTTTGTAGCAAATGAAAAGGTACCTCACGAAGGAGAGATTTTGACTATTGATATACAGTACAAGCACTCTGCTCTTAGACATACACTGTACAGGTATATATTAATCTACAAAGTAAATTATGATTAGGGTAGCCATAGTTATGCTAGGATAATAAATGAAAACCAGAACTGTACCAGGCAAACTGGTTCATACAATTAGCCAGTTTGTGATAAATATAGATAGCTCTATAGAAGTCCtaagaagaataaaatttctgCGTTTAGGTTGTTAGGAAATGGTTTGAGGGAAAGTGGAGGGCTTAAAATTTGGAAATAGGAAGCCTACGAGTAAATGTAGAGTCAAGAATCCTAAAATGAATAAGTGGTAAGACACTTAGAACGCATATTAGGATAAGAATAAATTAGACTAACATTGCTGAAGGCTTTTGGAACTAAAGTTtagatctttttttattattttctcaatcTCTGAGAAAGTAGGCATTATTTTAGCAGTTGTGATTAAAAGCTGAGGAccaaagaggttaaatgacttccACAAAGACCAGAGCCCTTTTGCTGTGGCAGGCTACTCTGGAGAAGCACAGATGGGTGTCTGGGGGAGGACGATGATCTGCTTCCATTTCACTGGAGTAGAACAAATTAGATCATTAAATGAACAAAGTCTCATGAGGCTAAAGTCTGCCAAGTCTGAGTCAGCCTAGTAATTCTCATTTCAGGAAGAAATTAGGGATATTAACTCATTTCCTCACCCTTCCCTCTACAGAGTTAACAAACTGCCAATTGTTGGTTACATTTTTAGAGAAGTATCTTGTTGAAGGCTATTACTGCCACTGGTAACTGTAATGCTCTTTATTCCCACCTCAAAGACCTTGCTATTGCTACCCCTTCTACCATGTATTACTGGCAAACCTCAGAGATGTGGGTTCAGTTGTAGACCACCACAATAAACAAATATCACAATACAGTGAGTCGTGaattttctttggttttccagtgcatatagAAGTTATGTATACGCTACATTGTAGTCTATTAGTGTGTGAtaccattatgtctaaaaaacagtgtacagcaagtcccctacatatgaatgagttctgagagcacattcgtaagtccaatttgttcgtaagtccaataattagcctaggtacccaactaacaatCAGCTATGtagtatagtactgtactgtaacaggtttataatatttttcgcacaatacataaaaagcaaacatttttaatcttacagcacagtaccttgaaaagtacagtagtacagtacaatagctggcatacaggggctggcatcgagtgaacaggcaagaagagttattGGAGGacggagaggaggtgggagatggtagagctgaaggaccgTCAGcagtaggagacagagggcaagctgcaatttcactcgcCTGtctgatggcacaggttctggttccttgctggttTCAATTCCATCTATCCCcttgaaaaaacaatccagtgatgtctgggtaatagctctttttttctagtcatagatgacacggtagcactggatcgctttctgaacggctgctgcagcCTTCATGTACCGTTCTacgttcaggtcctgtgcctcaaaaactaacagtgctgCCTCAAGTAAAGAAAATCCCCTTACCATTTCCTGTGctgtgaatctcttcggttcttcagttacttcttcctctttgtctcttcgtcctttctctgggcctccaattccattgTTAACACTTGGTGCTtgttagcagtaccagctacatcaccactgctttaaccttgcttctggacatcctgggcttggtaaagatactgtactactgtactgtatatagtactgtacagtaaagtacacagaaGCACAACCACTTTTGGATGAACGCACATGACAACGTACACCAGACACAggaactaacttacatgactgGACAAACGAACacatgtttgcatctttgaaagttctcaacttgaaggttcatatgtaggggacttactgtacaggccagtggttaagactccacgcttccactgtagggggtgcatgttcgatctctggtcagggaactaagatcccacatgctgtgcagcatggacaaaaaaataattaaaatagtgtaCATACCTTACTTAaagaatactttattgctaaaaaattctatcatctgagccttcgagtcataatttttcattttactggtGGAGGGTCTTGAAGGCTACTGACTGATCAGGTGGGGATTTCTGAAGGTTGGGGTAActatttttttggccataccacatgacttgcaggatcttagttccctgaccagggatagaacccaggtcctcagcagtgagagtgtggagtcctaaccactgggccaccagggaactcccaggggtaactttcttaaacaagacaacaatgaagtttgccacatcgaTTGACTTTTCCCTTCACGTACGATTTCTCTGCAATGCTGTTTTGATAGCATTTTCACCCACAGCACTTAtgtcaaaattggagtcaatcttcTCAAACCCTGCCGCTGCtatatcaactaagtttatgtagtattctaaattctttgttgtcatttcaaaatCTTCACAGTGTCTTCAGCAAGAGTAGATTTCATCTGAAGAAACtactttgctcatccataagaagcaactcatCCATTCACGTtctatcatgagattgcagcaattcaggtACATCTTCAAGCTCCACttattctagttctcttgctgtttccacatcggcagttacttcctccactgaaatcTTGAACCCCTTAAAGTCATTCATGAGTGTTGGAATGAACTTCCAAACTCTTGTTTAATATTGATGTTTTGACCTCTTCTCATGAATCACTAATGTTCTTCatggcatctggaatggtgaatcttttccagaaggttttcaacttactttgcccagatccaccAGAGGAATCACTATGGCAGCTAtaagccttacaaaatgtatttcttaagtcATAAGACTTGAAATTACCCCTTGATTCCTGGACTGCAGAATGGATGTGTTAGGTGTGAAAACAACATTAACTTCACTACATCtgtcagagctcttgggtgaccaggtgcattgtcaatgagcagtagtattttgaaaggaatcttttttctgGCAGTAAGTCAACAGTgggtttaaaatattcagtaaaccatgttgtaaacagatgtgctgtcatccaggctctGTTGTCCcagttacagagcacaggcagaggaGACTCAGCATAATTTTTAAGAGCCCTAGGATTTCTGGAATGGAtgataaatgagcattggcttcaacttaaaagtcaccagctgcattatcccctaacaagagagtcagcctgtcctttgaaactTTGAAGCCGGGCATTGACTTCTCTCTACCTATGAAAGTCCTGCATGgtatcttcttccaatataaagcTGTTTTGTCTTCACTGAAAAtctgtttagtgtagccaccttcattaattacctgagctagatcttctggataactttctgcagcttctacatcagcacatGCTTCTTCACCTTGCCCTTTTATGTCATGGAGATGGCTTacttccttaaacctcatgaaccaacctccaCCAACGTCacatttttcttctgcagcttcctcacctctgcaccttcatcaaatctaagagagttggggccttgctctggattagtcTTTGGTTTAAGGGactgttgtggctggtttgatcttctgtcCAAACCACTAAAaattctccatatcagcaataagacagttttgctttcttttatgtTACTGGAGCAGCACTAATTTACTTTAAGAACTTTTTcattgcattcacaacttggccaACTGTTTGGTGTAATTTAGGCCTAGCTTTTGACCTATCTCTGCTTTTGACATGGCTTCCTCACTAagtttaatcatttctagctcttgatttaaaaagagagatgtgggcttccctggtggcgcagtggttaagaatccacctgccagtgcaggggacacgggttcgagccctggtccgggaagatcccacatgccgcagagcaactaagcccgtgcgccacaactactgagcctgtgctctagagtccgtgagccacaactactgaagcccacgcgcctggagcccattctccacaacaagagaagccaccgcaatgagaagcccgcgcaccgcaacgaagagtagcccctgcttactgcaactaaagaaagcccgcacacagcaaccaaaacccaacgcagccaaaaattaaattttaaaaaataaataaaatgagagatgtgggactcttcctttcacttgaacatttAGAGGCCATTGTTTGGTTATTTATTAACCCTAATTTCAGTATTGTTGTGCCTCAGGAAATAGGGAGccctgaggggagagagagaaagaaaaagagagatggcTGGTTGGTAAAGCAGTCAACACAcatatatcaattaagttcaccgTCTCATATGGCCATGGTtcatggtgccccgaaacaactacaatagtaacatcagagatcacaGACCATCATAAcagataacaataataatttaaaagtttgaaatactgtgagaattaccaaaatgtgacacagacatgaagggagcaaatgctgttggaaaaaatggcaccaatagacttactcgacacagggttgccacaaaccttcaatttgtaaaaaaaaaaaagtgtctgcaaagagcaataaaacgaAGTATGCCTATAATTCCTTTCTTTCAACCATTTTTTATCCACCATACTTAAAATGTACAACTAACTTCCTCTGCCACAGAAAGATTAAATTTTTAGTTCTCAAATTAGGGAATGTATAGTTTGAATAAACCTTTTAAAGAGGAATTACTCCTTCCTAGTTCTCAAACTGATTAAATATGTGTTCAAATACTCAATAGGCCACGTAAAAATATCTCAAgtaatctctgtctccatctgtaACAATAGACCTAATACTCCCCAAACACATATAGGATGGTTAGAAGCATTTGATAAGAATTTGAAATGGGCATAGGTTATTTGCTAAATGACCCttctgatttaaaagaaaaaaaaataagcctcCTAATGGGCCAGTTTAGTTACTTAGCTAAACTTTCACATGTTTGTACCATTCGCTTAAAAAGTGATTATTGATTATTGGgagttttcttggtttgttttggctttggtttttggggttttttggtttggtttttttaggcacgtgggatcttagttccccaaacagggaccgaacccatgcctcctgcattgggagctcagagtcttaaccactggactgccagggaagtccccaaaattgattttttttaattgagaaatacTTAAAACATGTAGATGAAAGGTTATGTGTACCTACTACACAGctgtttcctttttaagaaacattacagggcttccctggtggcgcagtggttgagaatccgcctgccgatgcaggggacacgggttcgtgccccggtctgggaagatcccacatgccgcggagcggctgggcccgtgagccatggccgctgagcctgcgcgtccggagcctgtcctccgcaacgggagaggccacaacagtgagaggcccgcgtaacgcataaaaaaaaaaaaaaaaaaaaaagaaacattacagATACAGATGGGGAACCCTGTATATTCTTCCTCAGTCCTATTTCCCTCCCTTAAAGGTAAACACTATCAAGAACtgatgttttgggcttccctggtggtgcagtggttgggaatccgcctgccaatgcaggggacacgggtttgagctcctggtccaggaagatctcacatgctacggagcaactaagcccgtgcaccacaactactgagcctcaatgccacaactactgaagcccacgcgcctagagcccatgctccacaacaagagaagccaccacaatgagaagcccacgcaccacaacgaagagaagcccccactcgccacaactagagaaaagcccgcgcgcagcaacgatgacccaacacagccaataaataaattaattttttaaaaactgatgttTTATAATTCCTGTACATGAGTTCCTActcttaatacatatttataatatacccAAAAAAGTTCGTGTTCTGcaagttttaaaactttaaataaaattatattgtgcATTACATATCTTCATGCAAATTGCCTTTCATTTCAACTTACTTTCCAAGATTTATCTATGATGATAGATGTAGTTCTATTCATGCTCTTCCTGGTCCATTGtagtctgccttttttttttaaatattccctatttttcttttttttaaaaaggattttatttatttatttatttggctgcgttgggtcttcgttgctgcacatgggctttttttagttgcagtgagcaggggctactcttcgttgcggtgtgcagacttctcattgcagtggcttctgttgctgtggagcacaggctctaggcacacgggcttcaatagttgtggcatatggtctcagttgttgtggctcgcaggctctagatcacaggctcagtagttgtggcgcatgggcttagttgctccgcagcatgtgggatcttccccaaccagggctcgaacccatttcccctgcattggcaggtggatttttaaccactgtgccacccgagAAGTCCCTGTAGTCTGCTGTTTAACTCTACCTCTCCAGCAAACGTTTCTTGTCCAGTTCACCTAGTTGCTAATTCCCGTGGATACTCTTCATGCATGGCCGCATTTGTCTTTCTTCAAATTAGTTTTCTGACTTAGCAAGTTCATCTTCTGTTTCAAGATACCCAAAATTAGTTCTATTATCTATCCTGTCAAAATTTTCCCATATGTATTTCCTGCTAACACAGCTAATGAACGACACAGCTATCCAttcagtcacattaaaaaaaaaaaaaaagggaattccctgggtccagtgcttaggactctgcACCCCCACTGCCgagagcccgggttcaatccctggctggggaactaacatcctgcaagccacgtggtacagccaaaaataaataaatagggatatccctggtggtccagtggttaagagtccacacTCCCAATGCTGGGGTcccgtgttcgatccctggtcaggatcGAACtaaggccgcaactaagacccagcacagccaaataaataaatattttttaaaattataaataaataaatataaataaatttttttactttttttttaaaaaaaggaacttggTCTTTGCAAcaaattgtgttgggaaaactaaatatccacatgcaaaagaatgaagttagacccttatc
This genomic stretch from Phocoena phocoena chromosome 11, mPhoPho1.1, whole genome shotgun sequence harbors:
- the NACA gene encoding nascent polypeptide-associated complex subunit alpha isoform X1 translates to MPGEATETVPATEQELPQPQAETGSGTESDSDESVPELEEQDSTQATTQQAQLAAAAEIDEEPVSKAKQSRSEKKARKAMSKLGLRQVTGVTRVTIRKSKNILFVITKPDVYKSPASDTYIVFGEAKIEDLSQQAQLAAAEKFKVQGEAVSNIQENTQTPTVQEESEEEEVDETGVEVKDIELVMSQANVSRAKAVRALKNNSNDIVNAIMVSVQAFIP
- the NACA gene encoding nascent polypeptide-associated complex subunit alpha isoform X2 is translated as MPGEATETVPATEQELPQPQAETGSGTESDSDESVPELEEQDSTQATTQQAQLAAAAEIDEEPVSKAKQSRSEKKARKAMSKLGLRQVTGVTRVTIRKSKNILFVITKPDVYKSPASDTYIVFGEAKIEDLSQQAQLAAAEKFKVQGEAVSNIQENTQTPTVQEESEEEEVDETGVEVKDIELVMSQANVSRAKAVRALKNNSNDIVNAIMELTM